The Roseibaca calidilacus genome has a window encoding:
- the petA gene encoding ubiquinol-cytochrome c reductase iron-sulfur subunit, translating into MSHADDHDSTRRDFIYYATAGAGAVTVGAAVWPLVNQMNPTADVQALSSIFVDVGGLEPGSQLTVSFLGKPVFLRRRTAEEIEAGRAVSVEDLSIDRESRNPNKPGTDASDANRTMDDAGEWLVMTGVCTHLGCVPLGNGAGDFGGWFCPCHGSHYDTAGRIRRGPAPENMHIPVATFVDETTVQLG; encoded by the coding sequence GTGTCCCACGCAGATGACCACGATAGCACACGGCGGGATTTCATCTATTACGCAACCGCAGGCGCGGGTGCCGTGACTGTTGGCGCAGCCGTCTGGCCGCTCGTCAATCAGATGAATCCTACGGCCGACGTGCAAGCCCTGTCGTCTATTTTTGTTGATGTCGGCGGTCTTGAACCTGGCAGCCAGTTGACCGTCAGCTTTCTTGGAAAGCCGGTCTTCCTGCGCCGCCGCACCGCCGAGGAAATCGAAGCCGGGCGCGCCGTGAGCGTGGAAGACCTGAGCATCGACCGGGAATCGCGCAACCCCAACAAGCCCGGCACCGATGCGTCCGACGCAAACCGCACCATGGATGACGCTGGCGAATGGCTGGTCATGACCGGTGTGTGCACCCATCTGGGTTGTGTGCCTCTGGGCAATGGCGCGGGTGACTTCGGCGGCTGGTTCTGCCCCTGCCACGGGTCGCATTATGACACGGCTGGCCGCATCCGTCGCGGACCGGCCCCGGAAAACATGCATATTCCGGTGGCAACTTTTGTTGACGAAACCACCGTCCAGCTTGGTTAA
- a CDS encoding ABC transporter permease, which produces MTLAALLSHWVRNKVQLAMLLAGLTLATALWSGVQALNTQARGAYATAAALVSEDGAPRLDSATGQLPQARFVELRRAGVLVSPVVEGRVMLGDARVTLLGIDPLTAPPGTAAALADGDLQGFLSGDGFAHPETLAEIGATDIALSASQAVPVGTVLVDIGTAQDALGMAGQISHLLLTGPVPRTMLDGLRLSQPEAGAELAGLTDSFHLNLTAFGALAFAVGLFIVHSAVGLAFEQRRALFRTLRSLGVSLRALTLALALELAVFALLAGLAGLALGYVMAAALLPDVAATLRGLYGAPVPGSLQFSPVWALAGLAMAFAGAALAGGQALWRLWHMPVLAPAQPRAWAMASGRAMRWQVLGAGLLAVLAIALGLFGRGLFAGFALLAAALLAAALLTPAVLALCLRGAAAMARAPVLHWFWADSRQNLPRLSLALMALMLALAANIGVGTMVASFRATFIGWLDQRLVAEMTITPRDTAQAVALEDFLAPRVQAVLPLRRVEATLAGQPGAVFAMRDHATFRDNWPLIQAGPDPWDRLAKEQGALINEQLARRAGLWPGDRVALPGAGDVPILGVYPDYGNPLAQTIVTESWFDRLYPDTPTRQLAIRTDAPAATRAALLDEFGLSAQAITDQAQAKALSLAIFERTFLITGALNVLTLSVAALALFATLVTLSGLRLVQLAPLWAMGLTVRHLAGLELARALVLAGLTMVLALPVGLMLAQVLLAVINVQAFGWRLPLQVFPADWARLALWAGLAMLAASAWPAWRLWRGGGGPLLRVFANER; this is translated from the coding sequence ATGACGCTGGCTGCGCTTTTGTCGCACTGGGTGCGCAACAAAGTGCAACTGGCCATGTTGCTTGCGGGCCTGACCTTGGCGACAGCGTTGTGGTCGGGTGTGCAGGCGCTGAACACGCAGGCGCGCGGGGCCTATGCAACCGCCGCGGCGCTGGTGTCAGAAGACGGTGCGCCCCGGCTGGACAGCGCGACCGGCCAGCTACCGCAGGCGCGTTTCGTCGAATTGCGCCGCGCGGGGGTGCTGGTGTCGCCGGTGGTGGAAGGGCGGGTCATGCTCGGCGATGCCCGTGTGACCCTGCTGGGAATTGACCCGCTGACCGCGCCCCCCGGCACCGCCGCTGCCTTGGCCGATGGCGATTTGCAAGGCTTCCTGTCGGGCGACGGTTTTGCACATCCCGAAACACTGGCCGAGATTGGCGCAACCGACATCGCGCTAAGCGCGTCGCAAGCCGTGCCAGTTGGCACCGTGCTGGTTGATATTGGCACCGCGCAAGACGCTTTGGGCATGGCGGGCCAGATCAGCCACCTGTTGCTGACCGGCCCCGTGCCGCGAACCATGCTCGACGGGCTGCGCCTGAGCCAGCCCGAAGCGGGCGCGGAACTGGCCGGGCTGACCGACAGCTTTCACCTGAATCTGACCGCGTTCGGCGCGCTGGCCTTTGCGGTGGGGCTGTTCATTGTGCATTCCGCCGTTGGGCTGGCGTTCGAGCAACGCCGCGCCCTGTTTCGCACCCTGCGCAGCCTTGGCGTGTCGCTGCGCGCGCTGACGCTGGCCTTGGCGTTGGAACTGGCCGTCTTCGCGCTGCTGGCAGGGCTGGCGGGTCTGGCCTTGGGCTATGTCATGGCGGCGGCACTGCTGCCCGACGTGGCCGCTACCTTGCGCGGGTTATATGGCGCGCCGGTGCCGGGCAGTTTGCAATTCAGCCCGGTCTGGGCGCTGGCGGGTCTGGCCATGGCGTTCGCCGGGGCCGCTTTAGCAGGGGGGCAGGCGCTGTGGCGGTTGTGGCACATGCCGGTGCTAGCGCCCGCGCAGCCGCGCGCATGGGCCATGGCTTCTGGACGGGCGATGCGCTGGCAGGTGCTGGGCGCGGGGCTGTTGGCCGTGCTGGCCATAGCGCTGGGCCTGTTCGGGCGGGGCCTGTTTGCCGGGTTTGCACTGTTGGCAGCGGCGCTTTTGGCGGCGGCTTTGCTAACCCCGGCCGTATTGGCGCTATGCTTGCGCGGGGCCGCAGCCATGGCACGTGCGCCGGTGCTGCACTGGTTCTGGGCCGATAGCCGCCAGAACCTGCCGCGCTTGTCCTTGGCGCTGATGGCGCTGATGCTGGCGCTGGCCGCCAATATAGGCGTGGGCACGATGGTGGCCAGTTTCCGCGCCACTTTCATTGGCTGGCTGGACCAGCGGCTGGTGGCCGAGATGACCATCACCCCGCGCGACACCGCGCAAGCCGTCGCGTTAGAGGATTTTCTAGCGCCGCGCGTTCAGGCCGTGTTGCCGCTGCGCCGGGTCGAGGCCACGCTTGCAGGCCAGCCCGGCGCGGTGTTTGCCATGCGCGACCATGCCACGTTCCGCGACAACTGGCCGCTGATTCAGGCCGGGCCAGACCCGTGGGACCGTTTGGCGAAGGAACAAGGCGCGCTGATAAACGAGCAACTTGCCCGCCGCGCGGGGCTGTGGCCGGGTGATCGCGTGGCGCTACCCGGTGCGGGCGATGTGCCGATCCTTGGCGTTTATCCCGATTACGGCAACCCGCTGGCGCAAACCATCGTGACCGAAAGCTGGTTCGACCGGCTTTACCCCGACACGCCCACGCGGCAACTGGCCATCCGCACCGACGCCCCCGCCGCTACCCGCGCAGCACTTCTGGATGAATTCGGGCTAAGCGCCCAAGCGATCACCGATCAGGCGCAGGCCAAGGCGCTGTCACTGGCAATCTTCGAGCGCACCTTCCTGATTACCGGCGCGCTGAACGTGCTGACCCTGTCGGTCGCGGCCCTTGCATTGTTCGCAACGTTGGTCACGCTGTCGGGCTTGCGGCTGGTGCAGCTTGCGCCCTTATGGGCGATGGGGCTGACGGTGCGGCACTTGGCGGGGCTGGAACTGGCCCGCGCGCTGGTTCTGGCGGGGCTGACCATGGTTCTGGCGCTGCCCGTTGGGTTGATGCTGGCGCAGGTGCTGCTGGCGGTCATCAACGTGCAGGCTTTTGGCTGGCGCTTGCCGTTGCAGGTTTTCCCCGCCGATTGGGCGCGCTTGGCGCTTTGGGCGGGGTTGGCGATGCTGGCGGCCAGCGCTTGGCCCGCATGGCGGCTATGGCGCGGGGGCGGGGGACCATTGCTCAGGGTGTTTGCCAATGAACGTTAA
- the regB gene encoding sensor histidine kinase RegB, which translates to MDPTFGEITQDNRTEWVRLRTLTYVRIVALSGQVGALVAAHMAFGLRFETGLVALVVGAAGVSILLALFLFPAAKRLSETEASLTFLFDIAQLTCLLYLTGGITNPFALLIMAPVAVAAMALRLRTTLLLSLVAIALITLVSLTYRPLRFVDGTVLEMVPILVFGHWAAIVIGIAFQAFYAQRVAAEANSMADALLAAQMALSREQKLTDLGGVVAATAHELGTPLATIKLVSAELVEELADRPDLADDARLLVQQADRCRTILQSMGRSGKDDTHMRRALLEAVLREAAEPHLDRGKRVHFLLDPAKDCETPQPLIQRRPELIHGLRNLIQNAVDFAASEVWVTACWTGQNLRIRIFDDGPGFSPQVLGSIGEPFIGRGRDPNRPKRRPGYSGMGLGMFIAKTLLERTGARLEFLNCDGAIKTLPGNPVLHGALVDLTWPLPRLAVDPRAALGENMRVES; encoded by the coding sequence ATGGACCCGACCTTCGGAGAGATCACGCAAGACAACCGCACCGAATGGGTGCGGCTGCGCACGCTGACCTATGTGCGCATTGTCGCGCTGTCCGGCCAGGTCGGCGCGCTGGTGGCCGCGCATATGGCCTTTGGGTTGCGCTTTGAAACGGGGCTGGTCGCGCTGGTGGTGGGCGCGGCAGGTGTTTCGATCCTGCTCGCGCTGTTCCTGTTTCCGGCCGCCAAGCGCCTGTCCGAAACCGAAGCGTCGCTGACCTTCCTGTTCGATATCGCGCAATTGACCTGCCTGCTGTATCTGACCGGCGGCATCACCAACCCGTTCGCGCTGCTTATCATGGCACCGGTGGCGGTGGCCGCCATGGCGCTGCGGCTGCGCACCACCTTGCTGTTGTCGCTTGTGGCCATTGCCCTGATTACGCTGGTCAGCCTGACATATCGGCCCCTGCGCTTTGTCGATGGCACCGTTCTGGAAATGGTCCCGATCCTAGTTTTCGGGCATTGGGCCGCAATCGTGATCGGCATAGCCTTTCAGGCGTTCTACGCCCAACGCGTGGCGGCAGAGGCCAATTCCATGGCCGATGCGCTTCTGGCCGCGCAAATGGCGCTGTCGCGGGAACAGAAATTGACCGACCTTGGTGGCGTCGTGGCGGCCACCGCGCATGAACTGGGCACGCCCTTGGCCACGATCAAGCTGGTCAGCGCCGAGCTTGTCGAAGAACTGGCCGACCGGCCAGACCTTGCCGACGATGCCCGCTTGCTGGTGCAACAGGCCGACCGCTGCCGCACGATCCTGCAGTCCATGGGGCGCAGCGGCAAGGACGACACCCATATGCGCCGCGCGCTTCTGGAAGCCGTTCTGCGCGAAGCCGCAGAACCGCATCTGGACCGCGGCAAGCGCGTGCATTTCCTGCTGGACCCGGCAAAAGATTGCGAAACGCCGCAACCGCTGATCCAGCGCCGCCCCGAACTAATCCATGGTTTGCGCAACCTGATCCAGAACGCGGTGGATTTCGCCGCGTCCGAGGTTTGGGTCACCGCATGTTGGACCGGGCAAAACCTGCGCATCCGTATCTTCGATGACGGGCCGGGCTTTTCGCCGCAAGTGCTGGGCAGCATCGGGGAGCCGTTTATCGGGCGCGGGCGCGATCCGAATCGTCCCAAACGCCGTCCGGGCTATTCCGGGATGGGGCTGGGCATGTTCATTGCCAAAACGCTTCTGGAACGCACCGGCGCGCGGCTGGAATTTTTGAACTGCGACGGGGCTATCAAAACCCTGCCCGGCAACCCGGTCCTGCATGGCGCGCTGGTTGACCTGACATGGCCCCTGCCCCGGCTGGCGGTGGACCCACGCGCGGCCTTGGGCGAAAACATGCGCGTCGAAAGTTAA
- a CDS encoding SCO family protein translates to MLRKYSILAAGFLALVLGGLGGMVFFAPEEGQFAQCRETSVAGGSGAIGGPFTLTDHTGQQVTEADFADRPVLLYFGYTFCPDVCPYDLARNAEAVYALTERGYDVTPVFISVDHGRDTLEALSEFVSFLHPDMIGLTGTEQQIRDAARAYRAYYAVQETDDEFYLIDHSTFTYLNLPGHGFVELFRREATPEEMADRVACFIDNARTGT, encoded by the coding sequence ATGCTACGCAAATATTCCATTTTGGCCGCCGGGTTTCTGGCGCTGGTTCTGGGCGGTTTGGGCGGAATGGTGTTTTTCGCGCCCGAAGAAGGGCAGTTCGCGCAATGCCGTGAAACCTCTGTCGCGGGTGGCAGCGGCGCCATTGGCGGGCCGTTTACCCTGACAGACCATACCGGCCAGCAGGTGACGGAAGCCGATTTCGCGGATCGCCCGGTGCTTTTGTATTTTGGCTACACGTTCTGCCCAGATGTCTGCCCCTACGACCTTGCCCGCAATGCCGAGGCCGTCTACGCGCTGACAGAGCGCGGCTATGACGTGACGCCGGTGTTCATCTCTGTGGACCACGGGCGCGATACGCTGGAAGCACTTTCCGAATTCGTCAGCTTCTTGCACCCGGACATGATTGGACTGACCGGGACAGAACAGCAGATCCGTGACGCTGCGCGCGCCTACCGCGCCTATTACGCGGTGCAGGAAACGGATGACGAATTCTACCTCATCGATCATTCCACTTTTACCTATCTAAACCTGCCGGGGCATGGTTTTGTCGAATTGTTCCGCCGCGAAGCGACGCCCGAAGAGATGGCCGATCGTGTGGCCTGCTTCATTGACAATGCAAGAACCGGCACCTGA
- a CDS encoding ActR/PrrA/RegA family redox response regulator transcription factor: MTEAAKLDLGPDPSLLIVDDDEVFLKRLARAMEKRGFAVETAETVTAGKAIATARPPAYAVIDLRLEDGNGLDVVEVLRAKREDARIVVLTGYGAIATAVAAVKIGATDYLSKPADANDVVRALLGDGEAMPDLPENPMSADRVRWEHIQRVYEQCDRNVSETARRLSMHRRTLQRILAKRSPR; this comes from the coding sequence ATGACCGAAGCTGCAAAACTAGACCTTGGCCCTGACCCGTCGCTTTTGATTGTTGATGACGACGAGGTGTTCCTGAAACGTCTGGCGCGCGCCATGGAAAAACGCGGTTTTGCCGTGGAAACCGCCGAAACCGTGACCGCTGGCAAAGCCATCGCAACCGCGCGTCCGCCCGCCTATGCCGTGATCGATCTGCGGCTGGAAGACGGCAACGGGCTGGATGTGGTCGAAGTGCTGCGCGCCAAGCGCGAAGATGCCCGGATCGTGGTCCTGACTGGCTATGGCGCAATCGCGACTGCGGTCGCGGCGGTCAAGATCGGCGCGACAGATTACCTGTCCAAACCGGCCGATGCCAATGACGTGGTGCGCGCCTTGCTGGGCGATGGCGAAGCAATGCCGGATCTGCCCGAAAACCCCATGTCCGCCGACCGCGTGCGATGGGAACATATCCAGCGTGTCTATGAGCAATGCGACCGCAATGTATCTGAAACCGCGCGGCGGCTGAGCATGCACCGGCGCACGCTTCAGCGCATTCTGGCCAAACGCTCGCCGCGCTGA
- a CDS encoding lipocalin-like domain-containing protein — translation MNVKVLIAALFLAPPALAQGFAGLGTDADGFAVPERGRALQFPRDHGPHPEYRIEWWYLTATLQGADGRDYGAQWTLFRSALAPYDAEGWDSPQVWMGHAGLTTPERHFSAERFARGGIGQAGAQADPFTAWIDDWHMTSIAPEGADAYSALQIAATGPDFGYDLRMQAQGPLVLHGAGGYSVKSAAGQASYYYSQPFYTVEGTLNLPDGPVAVTGQAWLDREWSSQPLASDQTGWDWFSIVLEDGHRLMGFQLRGEQTFTAGTWITPQGQATALPDGALSFTPQGTERVAGREIPVLWRIDWPEQGLALRTEPVNPQSWMDLTVSYWEGPITVTGSHQGRGYLEMTGY, via the coding sequence ATGAACGTTAAGGTTTTGATCGCCGCGCTTTTTCTGGCCCCACCCGCTTTGGCGCAAGGGTTCGCGGGCCTTGGGACCGACGCAGACGGGTTCGCCGTTCCCGAACGCGGCCGCGCATTGCAATTCCCGCGCGATCACGGCCCGCACCCGGAGTATCGCATCGAATGGTGGTATCTGACCGCCACGTTGCAGGGCGCGGATGGCCGCGACTACGGCGCGCAATGGACGTTGTTCCGTTCCGCCCTTGCACCCTACGACGCGGAAGGTTGGGACAGCCCGCAAGTCTGGATGGGCCATGCCGGGCTGACCACGCCAGAGCGCCATTTCAGCGCCGAACGCTTTGCACGCGGCGGCATCGGTCAGGCCGGCGCGCAGGCCGACCCCTTCACGGCGTGGATTGACGACTGGCATATGACCAGCATCGCCCCCGAGGGGGCCGATGCCTATTCCGCGTTGCAGATTGCCGCCACCGGCCCCGATTTCGGCTATGATCTGCGTATGCAGGCCCAAGGCCCCTTGGTGCTGCATGGCGCGGGCGGATATTCCGTGAAATCCGCCGCGGGGCAGGCCAGTTACTATTATTCCCAACCCTTCTACACGGTCGAGGGTACGCTAAACCTGCCCGATGGGCCTGTTGCTGTCACGGGGCAGGCATGGCTTGACCGCGAATGGTCCAGCCAGCCCTTGGCCAGTGACCAGACCGGGTGGGACTGGTTTTCCATCGTGCTGGAAGATGGCCACCGGCTGATGGGCTTTCAGTTGCGCGGCGAGCAGACCTTTACGGCGGGTACATGGATTACGCCGCAGGGGCAGGCCACCGCCTTGCCCGATGGCGCGCTGTCCTTCACCCCGCAGGGGACCGAGCGTGTCGCAGGCCGCGAGATCCCCGTGCTCTGGCGCATCGACTGGCCGGAACAGGGGCTTGCCTTGCGGACCGAACCTGTGAACCCGCAATCTTGGATGGACCTGACGGTCAGCTATTGGGAAGGGCCGATTACCGTCACCGGCAGCCACCAAGGGCGCGGCTATCTGGAAATGACCGGCTATTGA
- a CDS encoding glutathione S-transferase — translation MTLYHSPTSPYVRKVMVLAHEAGVIDRIALVPASGTPLDPGTVPVGANPLGKVPVLTRPDGGALYDSRVICRYLDALAGNRFYPSGPRQWDCLTLEATADGILDAALLMVYESRLRPDSMQMPELVDGQWSKIARSVALLEERWLAYLAGPPCMGQIALGCALAYVDFRLLTRDWRGAAPQLAQWQDGFVQRDSMTATAPPR, via the coding sequence CTGACGCTGTATCATAGCCCGACCTCGCCCTATGTGCGCAAGGTCATGGTGCTGGCCCATGAAGCGGGGGTGATAGACCGGATCGCGCTGGTCCCGGCCTCTGGTACACCGCTGGACCCGGGCACGGTGCCCGTGGGCGCGAACCCGCTTGGCAAAGTGCCGGTTCTGACACGGCCCGATGGCGGCGCGCTGTATGACAGCCGGGTGATCTGCCGCTATCTGGATGCGTTGGCGGGGAACCGTTTCTATCCCTCGGGGCCACGGCAGTGGGATTGCCTGACACTGGAAGCCACGGCAGACGGCATTCTGGATGCAGCTTTGCTGATGGTCTACGAATCGCGCCTGCGGCCCGACAGCATGCAAATGCCCGAACTGGTTGATGGCCAATGGTCCAAGATCGCGCGCAGCGTCGCGCTTTTGGAAGAGCGCTGGCTGGCCTATCTGGCCGGGCCGCCCTGCATGGGGCAAATCGCGCTGGGCTGCGCGCTGGCCTATGTCGATTTTCGGCTGCTTACGCGCGATTGGCGCGGCGCTGCGCCACAGCTTGCCCAATGGCAGGATGGCTTCGTGCAGCGTGACAGCATGACCGCCACAGCACCGCCAAGATAG
- a CDS encoding NADPH-dependent 2,4-dienoyl-CoA reductase, producing MPTYPHMLAPLDLGHTSLKNRVLMGSMHTGLEERGDWARVAEYYAERARGGVGLIVTGGMAPNAEGGVFPGAAGLYTPQDIANHRLVTDRVHAEGGKIAMQILHAGRYAYSPDCVAPSALKSPISPFKPRALDEDGIEKQIADIATAAARAQQAGYDGIEVMGSEGYFLNQFLCAATNHRTDRWGGAYENRMRLPVEVVRRVRAAVGPDFIVIYRISLIDLVPGGQSFDEVVQLAKAIEAAGASILNTGIGWHEARVPTIATSVPRGGWAWVTRKLMGQVGIPVITSNRINTPELAEELLASGAADMVSLARPFLADPDFVAKAASGRAREIAPCIACNQACLDHTFQGKISSCLVNPRAGHETALRYTPTDAPKRIAVVGAGPAGLMAALVADQRGHDVTLLEADARIGGQLNMARVIPGKEEFHGLVAWFQTMLDRSGIALHLNTRATPAALAGYDEVIIATGVTPRDPQIEGQDASHVLRYLDVLRGKAPVGARVVVVGAGGIGFDVAEYLAHQGPSAALDLSLWQREWGVSDPAEAPGGLAPDGPQPTPPARDITLVQRKPGKPGKGLGKTTGWIHRASLAAKGVTMLGGMAYKRITADGLVVERDGGEHLLPADTIVLCTGQDPLRDLADALPYAHVIGGADVAAELDAKRAIDQGARLAARL from the coding sequence ATGCCAACCTACCCCCATATGCTTGCGCCGCTGGATCTTGGTCATACCAGTCTGAAAAATCGCGTGCTGATGGGGTCCATGCATACGGGCCTTGAAGAACGTGGCGACTGGGCGCGCGTGGCCGAATACTACGCCGAACGCGCGCGCGGCGGTGTCGGGCTGATCGTGACGGGGGGCATGGCGCCGAATGCCGAAGGCGGTGTTTTCCCCGGTGCGGCGGGGCTGTATACGCCGCAGGATATCGCCAACCACCGGCTGGTCACAGACCGCGTTCATGCCGAAGGCGGCAAAATCGCCATGCAGATTTTGCACGCTGGGCGCTATGCCTATAGCCCCGATTGCGTTGCCCCTTCGGCGCTCAAATCGCCCATCAGCCCATTCAAGCCGCGCGCGTTGGACGAGGACGGGATCGAGAAACAGATCGCCGATATTGCCACCGCTGCCGCCCGCGCACAGCAGGCAGGCTATGACGGGATAGAGGTGATGGGGTCCGAGGGCTATTTCCTGAACCAGTTCCTATGCGCCGCCACCAACCACCGCACTGACCGCTGGGGGGGTGCCTATGAAAACCGGATGCGGCTGCCGGTCGAGGTGGTGCGCCGCGTGCGCGCCGCCGTTGGCCCCGATTTTATCGTGATCTACCGCATCTCGTTGATTGATCTTGTGCCGGGCGGGCAGAGTTTTGATGAGGTGGTGCAACTGGCCAAGGCAATAGAAGCCGCGGGGGCCAGCATCCTCAACACCGGCATTGGCTGGCATGAAGCGCGGGTGCCCACCATTGCCACCTCGGTGCCGCGTGGTGGCTGGGCTTGGGTCACGCGCAAGCTGATGGGGCAGGTGGGGATACCTGTCATCACCTCGAACCGGATCAACACACCCGAACTGGCAGAGGAGTTGCTGGCAAGCGGTGCCGCCGACATGGTGTCACTGGCGCGGCCCTTTCTGGCCGATCCCGATTTCGTGGCAAAAGCCGCGTCGGGGCGGGCCCGCGAAATCGCGCCTTGCATTGCCTGCAATCAGGCCTGTCTGGACCATACGTTTCAAGGCAAGATCTCTAGCTGTTTGGTCAACCCGCGTGCCGGGCACGAAACCGCGCTGCGCTATACCCCGACCGATGCGCCCAAACGCATTGCCGTGGTGGGCGCCGGGCCCGCCGGGCTGATGGCCGCACTGGTGGCCGATCAGCGCGGGCATGATGTGACCCTGTTAGAGGCTGACGCCCGCATTGGCGGACAGTTGAACATGGCGCGCGTCATTCCCGGCAAGGAAGAATTCCACGGGTTGGTCGCGTGGTTCCAGACCATGCTCGACCGCTCTGGAATTGCGCTGCACCTGAACACCCGCGCCACCCCTGCCGCCTTGGCAGGTTATGACGAGGTCATCATCGCCACCGGCGTCACCCCGCGCGATCCGCAGATCGAGGGGCAGGATGCTTCCCATGTGCTGCGATACCTTGATGTGTTGCGCGGCAAAGCGCCCGTGGGCGCGCGCGTGGTGGTTGTCGGCGCGGGTGGTATTGGCTTTGATGTCGCTGAATATCTTGCCCATCAGGGGCCAAGCGCCGCTTTGGACCTGTCCTTGTGGCAGCGCGAATGGGGTGTGAGCGACCCTGCGGAGGCCCCCGGCGGGCTGGCCCCGGACGGCCCGCAGCCCACGCCCCCCGCACGCGACATAACGCTGGTGCAGCGCAAACCGGGCAAACCCGGCAAGGGCTTGGGCAAGACCACGGGCTGGATTCACCGCGCAAGCCTTGCCGCCAAAGGCGTGACCATGCTGGGCGGGATGGCCTATAAGCGCATAACCGCAGATGGGCTGGTGGTAGAGCGCGACGGAGGGGAACATCTGCTTCCCGCCGACACGATCGTGCTGTGCACCGGGCAAGACCC
- a CDS encoding ABC transporter ATP-binding protein: protein MSLLALEDIRKSFASTEGPVPVLQGVSLSVDAGRVVALTGESGSGKSTLLHIAAGLETPDAGRVLVGGQDMAALPDAGRAQLRRGTVGLVFQQFNLVPSLTVGANLAFQARLAGVHDAGFCADLAARLGLSDLLARYPEQLSGGQQQRVAIGRALAARPKVLLADEPTGNLDEATGDAVFALMLELARAQAAALLLVTHSARLADMCDRKVLLRGGRLA from the coding sequence ATGTCGCTTCTGGCGCTAGAGGATATTCGCAAGAGCTTTGCCAGCACCGAAGGCCCGGTGCCGGTGCTGCAAGGCGTGTCGCTGTCGGTGGATGCGGGCCGCGTGGTGGCGCTGACCGGCGAAAGCGGCAGCGGCAAATCGACGCTTCTGCACATTGCCGCCGGGCTGGAAACCCCGGATGCGGGCCGCGTGCTGGTCGGCGGGCAGGACATGGCCGCGCTTCCCGATGCCGGACGCGCGCAGCTGCGGCGCGGCACGGTGGGGCTGGTGTTTCAGCAGTTCAACCTTGTGCCGTCGCTGACCGTTGGGGCCAATCTAGCCTTTCAGGCCCGGCTTGCGGGCGTGCATGACGCGGGCTTTTGCGCCGATCTGGCCGCGCGGTTGGGCCTGTCGGACCTGTTGGCGCGCTACCCCGAGCAGCTTTCGGGTGGGCAGCAACAACGTGTCGCCATTGGCCGCGCCCTTGCCGCGCGCCCCAAGGTGCTGCTGGCGGATGAACCAACCGGCAACCTTGATGAAGCGACGGGCGATGCCGTGTTCGCGCTGATGCTGGAACTGGCCCGCGCCCAAGCCGCTGCATTGCTGCTTGTCACGCATTCGGCGCGGCTGGCCGATATGTGCGACCGCAAAGTGCTGTTGCGCGGGGGGCGTCTGGCATGA